Proteins encoded within one genomic window of Brachybacterium avium:
- a CDS encoding dihydroxyacetone kinase subunit DhaK, producing the protein MRRSIVNNPEDLVPEALEGLMLSHPLMLDLHEEHRFITRRRPATDKVGLVSGGGSGHEPLHAGFVGTGMLDVAVAGAVFASPTALQVLEATRAADAGRGVVQIVKNYTGDVLNFRIAGEISGDDDVETEMVLVDDDLATDTGGEDGPGRRGTAATVIVEKLCGAAAEAGASLAEVAAIGRRAAGRARTMSLALSAGTHPGDTEPQFTLGDDEVELGVGIHGERGRDRVPFRDADGLTELLLEPLRAELELHRGDEVLAIVNGLGGTYPLELNLVARSLHHHLADAGVAIQRSLVGSYVTSLDMHGISITLMPLDDEQARLWDAPVRTPALTW; encoded by the coding sequence ATGCGTCGCAGCATCGTCAACAATCCCGAGGATCTGGTCCCCGAGGCCCTCGAGGGGCTCATGCTCAGCCATCCGCTGATGCTCGACCTCCACGAGGAGCACCGCTTCATCACCCGTCGCCGTCCCGCCACCGACAAGGTGGGCCTGGTCTCCGGCGGCGGCTCCGGCCACGAGCCGCTGCACGCCGGATTCGTGGGCACCGGCATGCTCGACGTCGCGGTCGCCGGTGCCGTCTTCGCCAGCCCCACCGCCCTGCAGGTGCTCGAGGCCACCAGAGCGGCCGACGCCGGCCGCGGCGTGGTCCAGATCGTCAAGAACTACACCGGCGACGTGCTGAACTTCCGCATCGCCGGGGAGATCAGCGGCGACGACGACGTCGAGACCGAGATGGTGCTGGTCGACGACGACCTCGCCACCGACACCGGGGGAGAGGACGGGCCGGGCCGTCGCGGCACCGCCGCCACCGTCATCGTCGAGAAGCTGTGCGGCGCCGCCGCCGAGGCCGGAGCGAGCCTGGCGGAGGTCGCCGCCATCGGCCGCCGCGCCGCCGGCCGCGCCCGCACCATGAGCCTCGCCCTCTCCGCCGGGACCCACCCCGGCGACACCGAGCCCCAGTTCACCCTCGGCGACGACGAGGTCGAGCTGGGCGTCGGCATCCACGGCGAACGCGGCCGGGACCGCGTCCCCTTCCGCGACGCCGACGGCCTCACCGAGCTGCTGCTGGAGCCGCTGCGCGCCGAGCTCGAGCTGCACCGCGGCGACGAGGTGCTCGCGATCGTCAACGGGCTCGGCGGCACCTATCCGCTCGAGCTGAACCTGGTGGCCCGCTCCCTGCACCACCACCTCGCCGATGCGGGGGTCGCGATCCAGCGCTCCCTGGTCGGCTCCTATGTGACCAGCCTCGACATGCACGGCATCTCGATCACCCTGATGCCGCTGGACGACGAGCAGGCCCGACTCTGGGACGCGCCCGTCCGCACCCCTGCCCTGACCTGGTGA
- the dhaL gene encoding dihydroxyacetone kinase subunit DhaL, which yields MTSNETLPDDFGRDFIRGVHEHLGGAADALGDLDRRSGDGDFGANIRTALKLAAENIEADAPSTYRQWGSAMYMAWLGVGGTSGPLFGMFFRDLAKAADDQAEPTLAQFAEALAAGQATIQKYGEAKVGDKTMVDALDPAVAALRSAVESSTSAGEALAAAEKAAVEAARATAETTARRGRASYVGDAAKGVIDPGAAAMALVIGAARAAVDGEEVDAGWIG from the coding sequence ATGACCAGCAACGAGACCCTGCCCGACGACTTCGGCCGCGACTTCATCCGCGGCGTGCACGAGCACCTCGGCGGCGCCGCCGACGCGCTCGGCGACCTCGACCGCCGCTCCGGGGACGGTGACTTCGGCGCGAACATCCGCACCGCCCTGAAGCTCGCCGCCGAGAACATCGAGGCCGACGCTCCCTCCACCTACCGTCAGTGGGGCAGTGCGATGTACATGGCCTGGCTCGGGGTGGGCGGCACCAGCGGGCCCCTGTTCGGCATGTTCTTCCGCGACCTCGCCAAGGCCGCCGACGACCAGGCCGAACCAACCCTCGCCCAGTTCGCCGAGGCGCTCGCGGCCGGGCAGGCCACCATCCAGAAGTACGGCGAGGCGAAGGTGGGGGACAAGACCATGGTCGACGCCCTCGACCCGGCCGTCGCCGCGCTGCGCTCGGCCGTAGAGTCGAGCACGTCGGCGGGCGAGGCGCTCGCCGCCGCGGAGAAGGCCGCCGTCGAGGCCGCCCGGGCGACGGCGGAGACCACCGCGCGCCGCGGCCGCGCCAGCTACGTCGGCGATGCGGCCAAGGGCGTGATCGACCCCGGCGCCGCGGCGATGGCCCTGGTCATCGGTGCCGCCCGCGCCGCTGTCGACGGGGAAGAGGTGGACGCGGGCTGGATCGGGTGA